The Mastomys coucha isolate ucsf_1 unplaced genomic scaffold, UCSF_Mcou_1 pScaffold13, whole genome shotgun sequence genome has a window encoding:
- the LOC116087112 gene encoding rhox homeobox family member 1-like — translation MGLTCLNYKPSSYNMEEPEIEVEIEIEQEVRAAEENGVFRECAPGFLDNLEYQGILNQQGDMNPVVNLNYPGGDVAFSSQGSGPSPRPLQLEGWGTSAARVPQPQPRRTRPRIRRGLTAWQLSDLESVFQEVQYPDVIMKKKLARRLYMLESEVHRWFKIRRAKYRKNQSLQMPKCTPEGTQNIFD, via the coding sequence ATGGGACTCACGTGCCTTAACTATAAGCCCAGTTCCTACAACATGGAGGAGCCTGAGATTGAGGTGGAAATTGAGATTGAGCAAGAGGTACGAGCTGCAGAAGAGAACGGCGTTTTCCGTGAATGTGCTCCAGGCTTCTTGGACAACCTCGAGTACCAGGGCATCCTGAACCAACAGGGTGATATGAACCCCGTGGTCAACTTAAACTACCCTGGTGGTGACGTCGCCTTCTCGAGCCAAGGGAGCGGTCCAAGTCCGAGACCGCTACAGTTGGAGGGATGGGGGACCTCAGCGGCCAGAGTTCCACAGCCACAGCCCCGGCGCACTCGACCACGGATCCGCAGAGGTCTCACAGCCTGGCAGCTGAGCGATCTGGAGAGCGTTTTTCAAGAAGTTCAGTATCCTGATGTGATCATGAAGAAGAAACTTGCAAGGCGCCTGTACATGTTAGAATCTGAAGTGCATCGTTGGTTTAAGATTAGAAGAGCCAAGTACAGGAAAAACCAGAGCCTGCAAATGCCCAAATGTACCCCTGAGGGTACCCAAAATATCTTTGACTAA